A single region of the Musa acuminata AAA Group cultivar baxijiao chromosome BXJ1-11, Cavendish_Baxijiao_AAA, whole genome shotgun sequence genome encodes:
- the LOC135596931 gene encoding uncharacterized protein LOC135596931 isoform X1 — MDAQRSIERDVVVDLESGMNALINQREGAKDVDLSAGQGRRVMNKGWGGLMGIDGFMHVEEAAKSANIMTSCSALPLTNAEASVDKRDRGEEGPNLLEKKVGAEKTKKKGCKKPPKPPRPPKSPPLDAADQKLIREISELAMMKRARIERMKLKMKNAKSTSSNGNLCALVVTILFCLVIIWQGAFSGGNSTAGFHGSPESSLRIGSGLISVRIHKKASENGRNMPYSATPNNGEPVS, encoded by the exons ATGGATGCACAGAGATCAATCGAGAGAGATGTTGTTGTGGATCTGGAAAGTGGCATGAATGCACTAATCAACCAACGAGAGGGAGCAAAAGATGTGGACTTGAGTGCGGGGCAGGGGAGAAGAGTGATGAATAAGGGATGGGGTGGTCTTATGGGCATCGATGGGTTCATGCATGTTGAAGAAGCTGCGAAATCAGCAAACATTATGACAAGTTGTTCTGCGCTTCCTCTGACAAATGCTGAAGCTTCAGTGGACAAGAGAGACAGAGGAGAGGAAGGCCCAAACCTGTTGGAGAAGAAGGTGGGAGCCGAGAAGACTAAAAAGAAGGGCTGTAAGAAGCCTCCAAAACCTCCCCGGCCTCCCAAGTCACCACCTTTGGATGCTGCTGATCAGAAGCTGATAAGGGAGATCTCTGAGCTTGCCATGATGAAGCGGGCAAGGATCGAGCGAATGAAACTGAAGATGAAGAATGCCAAGTCGACATCTTCTAATGGCAACTTGTGTGCCTTGGTTGTTACCattcttttctgccttgttatAATCTGGCAAG GAGCTTTCTCTGGAGGCAATTCTACTGCTGGATTTCATGGTTCCCCTGAATCTTCCCTAAGGATTGGCAGTGGATTGATCTCCGTTCGAATCCACAAGAAGGCCTCGGAAAATGGCCGTAATATGCCTTACTCAGCAACTCCAAA TAACGGGGAACCAGTTTCTTGA
- the LOC103970888 gene encoding LOB domain-containing protein 24-like, whose amino-acid sequence MSNPTRCAACRYLRRRCCEDCVLAPYFPSANPHRFACVHRIFGASNVARMLQQIPVEHRRQAADAIAMEAYWRVQDPVYGSVGFISMLQREISVVQRELAETQAQITMYASQAQSQPNQIAAAQCLVEDGHLVPSQPPFPGLYQRDDISQETLRRHF is encoded by the exons ATGTCGAATCCAACTCGATGCGCGGCGTGTCGGTATCTGAGGAGGAGATGCTGTGAGGACTGCGTGTTGGCGCCTTACTTCCCCTCCGCCAACCCCCATAGATTTGCCTGCGTTCACAGAATCTTTGGGGCCAGCAACGTCGCTCGAATGCTGCAG CAAATTCCAGTGGAGCACAGAAGACAAGCCGCAGATGCCATTGCGATGGAGGCCTACTGGCGTGTGCAGGATCCGGTTTATGGGAGTGTTGGGTTCATCTCAATGTTGCAGAGGGAGATTAGTGTCGTTCAACGTGAGCTAGCTGAGACACAAGCTCAGATCACCATGTACGCCTCCCAAGCACAGTCCCAACCCAATCAAATAGCTGCGGCCCAATGCTTGGTGGAGGACGGGCATTTGGTTCCAAGTCAACCACCCTTCCCTGGTCTCTACCAGCGAGATGACATCTCACAGGAGACCCTGCGAAGGCATTTTTAA
- the LOC135596931 gene encoding transcription factor bHLH149-like isoform X2, with translation MTISNGDGDSAAKDGRRERKRKRRAEPSLVKWKTEGEQKTYSSKLIEALRRVRRSSATGAASAATDHSRSRAVREAADRALAAAARGRTRWSRAILCGRTLKRRVLPRAGRPKPVGPARAAERSKPPALKTKARVLGRLVPGCRKLPLPSLLEEVSDYIAALEMQVRAMSVIAEALSAVGGAPSPAQTEGPI, from the coding sequence ATGACGATCTCGAATGGGGACGGGGATTCGGCAGCTAAGGATGGCAGAAGGGAGAGGAAGCGGAAGCGCCGGGCGGAGCCATCACTGGTTAAGTGGAAGACGGAGGGCGAGCAGAAGACCTACTCCTCCAAGCTCATCGAGGCCCTCCGGCGCGTGCGCCGATCATCTGCTACGGGAGCGGCGTCAGCGGCCACGGACCACTCGCGTAGCCGCGCCGTACGGGAGGCGGCGGACCGGGCGCTGGCGGCCGCGGCGCGAGGCCGGACGCGGTGGAGCCGCGCGATCCTCTGCGGCCGGACGCTCAAGCGCAGGGTCCTTCCGCGGGCCGGCCGACCGAAACCCGTCGGGCCGGCCCGGGCGGCGGAGAGGAGCAAGCCGCCGGCCCTGAAGACGAAGGCGAGGGTCCTAGGCCGGCTGGTCCCCGGCTGCCGCAAGCTGCCCTTGCCATCGCTTCTAGAGGAGGTATCGGACTACATCGCGGCGCTCGAGATGCAGGTCCGGGCCATGAGCGTGATCGCAGAGGCCCTCTCTGCCGTCGGCGGAGCCCCGTCACCGGCTCAAACGGAGGGGCCGATATGA